The DNA window TTGGCTTATCCATGTGAAAAATCTTCCCGGAGTAAAAGACAATACCGGAGAAAGAGCGCAAGAAGCTATTGAAGACATCCTGCATACGAAATTCAATAAAGGCGAAGCTGTCTACACATCAAAATATTTCCTCATAAAAGGTGGTTTAAATAAACCAGATGTTGGAAAAATTGCAAAAGGTGTCTTCGCGTATGAATCCGTTGAGTCGTGGCACATTATAGACAAAAAAACGTATTTAGAAAAAGGCTATATGCCTGAAATTCCCAAAGTGCTTATAGCGCACAAACCTAAAATATCAAAGCTGGAATTGGGTTCTGTTCAAGAATTATTGAGTTTGAGTAAACAAAAAAATCTTGCCTTGAACATTGAAGAGATGCAAAAAATCAAAGAATATTTTTTAAGAGCGGATGTGATCAAAAACCGTAAACGTATAGGATTGGACAATAACCCTACAGATGCCGAATTAGAAGTTTTGGCTCAAACATGGTCGGAACACTGTAAACACAAGGTATTCAATGCGTATGTCGAATATACAGAAGGAGGGAAAACCAAACACATAAACAGTTTATTTAAAACATATATTCGTGCCTCAACGGAAAAACTAAAGAAAAAGCTGAAATGGATGGTTTCTACGCTATGGGATAATGCGGGTGTCATAGAATTCAATAATAATTATCTTTTCGCTTTCAAATGCGAAACGCATAATTCGCCTTCTGCAAAATATCCCTATGGAGGAGCACTTACAGGCATAGTGGGAGTATATCGCGACCCAATGGGAACAGGAAAGGGTTGCAAACTTATATATGGAACATACGGATTCTGTACAGGAGAGCCTAACTATAATGGCGATTTAAAACCTGAAATTTCTCCCAAGAGACTTTTAGAGGGTGTAAGACAAGGGGTACAAGACGGGGGGAATAAACATGGAGTTCCCACTGTTTATGGAATCGTTTTTTTCGACAACGGATATCTTGGGAAACCTGCGCTATATGTGCTGGCGGCGGGACTTATTCCAAAAATAATAAACGGAGAAGGCGGCTGGGAAAAACAGACAGACCCTGGTGATTTAATAATAATGTGTGGCGGTAAAGTTGGCATTGACGGTATACACGGGGCAACAGAATCGTCAATGGAAGGTGGAAAACATATTACCTTGGGACATGTGCAAATGGGAGACCCTTATACGCAGAAAAAAATGCACGATTTTTTAAGTGAAGCAAGGGATAAAAACTTCTATACTTGTATACAAGATTGCGGAGCCGGGGGTCTTTCTTCTAGTGTAGGGGAAATGGGATACAATTTTGGCAGAAGTAAACCACCTGCCTCGCCGAAAACAACGAGTCAAGGCGGGAAAGACGCTGCAAAAGGATTTGAACTTCATTTGGATAAAGTTCCTATAAAATATAAAGGGCTTGACCCTTGGCAAATTCTTGTTTCTGAATCACAAGAAAGAATGATATTGTCAGTGTCGCCTAAAAAAATAAAAGAATTTATGGCACTTGCAAAAAGACACGAAGTAGAAGCTACGGCTATTGGAACATTTAACTCTTCCGGGAAATTTCATTGTTTATACAACAACAAACATGTTTCTTTTATGGATATGGAATTTGTTCATGAAGGAGTTCCGCAACTTAGGCTTGAAGCGCAGTGGCTTACACCCCAGTCAAGAGGTTTAAGCGAACCGGAAATACCCAAAATAAAAAATCATGCTAAATTTTTTAAAAAAATGCTT is part of the bacterium genome and encodes:
- a CDS encoding phosphoribosylformylglycinamidine synthase yields the protein MHTIEVTFKTRLKNAFAENKRKEILDLGFQVKFVKEVTLYSIDKKFSKKDLNILAQELFSDPLIQEFSVDRSLIGKFSWDWLIHVKNLPGVKDNTGERAQEAIEDILHTKFNKGEAVYTSKYFLIKGGLNKPDVGKIAKGVFAYESVESWHIIDKKTYLEKGYMPEIPKVLIAHKPKISKLELGSVQELLSLSKQKNLALNIEEMQKIKEYFLRADVIKNRKRIGLDNNPTDAELEVLAQTWSEHCKHKVFNAYVEYTEGGKTKHINSLFKTYIRASTEKLKKKLKWMVSTLWDNAGVIEFNNNYLFAFKCETHNSPSAKYPYGGALTGIVGVYRDPMGTGKGCKLIYGTYGFCTGEPNYNGDLKPEISPKRLLEGVRQGVQDGGNKHGVPTVYGIVFFDNGYLGKPALYVLAAGLIPKIINGEGGWEKQTDPGDLIIMCGGKVGIDGIHGATESSMEGGKHITLGHVQMGDPYTQKKMHDFLSEARDKNFYTCIQDCGAGGLSSSVGEMGYNFGRSKPPASPKTTSQGGKDAAKGFELHLDKVPIKYKGLDPWQILVSESQERMILSVSPKKIKEFMALAKRHEVEATAIGTFNSSGKFHCLYNNKHVSFMDMEFVHEGVPQLRLEAQWLTPQSRGLSEPEIPKIKNHAKFFKKMLARPNISSKEYIVRQFDHEVQATSVIKHLVGEESDVHSDAVVIRPDFESKKAIAIASGINPKYSPIDTYHMTANAFDEAIRRIVAIGGNLKKIVLNDNFCWPSTLPGKDNPDAKYKMAQLVRANQALYDYTLAYGTPCISGKDSMSMDTTIPDTHGKEHRISSLPTVMFSSAGIIDNYKKCVTMDVKHPGDLVFVLGKTYDECGGSEYYEMFSEIGLNVPIVRTKKAIKLYKALSKVIESGFVASAHGCYKGGLGVALAQISFAGGYGLEINLDFVPRENVDNIDKLLYSESASRFIVTVPRKYEKEFRRIMKGNDIKLVGKVVGKKILTLKGLKGQIILKENIEVLKRAWKEPFN